CGTGCATCGCCGACAGCGAAGCACGCGAACACGAAGGCTGGCCCGACCGGCTCGCGGAACTCGCCGAACGCCGCCGTGCGACGAAACTCGTTACGCCCGGCGGTGCCGCGCTGTGGGTGCCGGTCGAACGGCTCGTGTGCATGCGTGCACTGCATCCCGACGCGCGCATTGCGCCGGCGCTCAAGGTGCCTGCCGCCTGCGCGCAACCGTGGGAAGCCGATGCCGCACTCGTCGACGTGATCCGCGCGCGGCTCACCGGCTTCGGCCCGCTGGCCCTCGATTCGATCGCGACACCGCTCGGGCTGCCGCCGGCGTCGATCGCGACGGCACTCGCGGCGCTGGAACGCGAAGGCTATGTGATGCGCGGCCGGTTCACACCGGGCACGACGACGGACGAATGGTGCGAACGCCATCTGCTTGCGCGCATTCATCGCTATACGGTGAAGCGGCTGCGCCGCGAGATCGAGCCGGTCGAGCGCGCCGATTTCATGCGCTTCCTGTTCCACTGGCAACACCTGACGCCCGACACGCGCGGCACGGGCCGCGATGCACTCGCGGCCGTGGTCGAACAGCTCGAAGGCTACGAGGCCGCGGCGAGTGCGTGGGAAGACGCGCTGCTGCCCGCGCGGCTGACCGACTACATGGCGGGCGGGCTCGACGAGCTGTGCCGCTCGGGCAAGCTCGTGTGGACACGCATCGGCGCACCGGCGCGCGCCGCCGGCACCCCCGTGAAAACGACACCGATCGTGCTGCTGCCGCGCCGCCACCTCTCCGCATGGCAAGCGCTGCGCGATCCCGATGCGCAACCGGCGCTGTCCGCGCGCGCCGCCCAGGTGCGCGACGCCCTCGCCGCGCACGGTGCGATGTTCTTCGACGCGCTGCTCGACGACCTGCATATACTGCCCGTCGAACTCGAACAGGCGCTCGGCGAACTCGTGGCGGCCGGCCTCGTGAATGCGGACAGCTACGCGGGCCTGCGTGCGCTGCTGAAGCCCGCCGTCAAGCGCAGCGCGACCTATGCGCCACGCACCCGGCGCGGCGGTGCGCTGATTGGCGGGATGGACGACGCGGGCCGCTGGGCACTCGTGCAGCGTCACGCGCCGCCGGACGAAACGCCATTGCCGAAACGCGGCCAGGCCGCGACCGACCCCGACGCGCTCGAACACATCGCATGGACGCTGCTGCGCCGTTACGGCGTCGTGTTCTGGCGGCTGCTCGAACGCGAAGCCGACTGGCTGCCGAGCTGGCGCGAACTCGTGCGGGTGCTGCAGCGCCTCGAAGCGCGTGGCGAGATTCGCGGCGGACGCTTCGTCGCCGGGCTCGCGGGCGAACAGTTCGCGCTGCCCGAAGCGATTCCGATCCTGCGCGAACTGCGGCGGCAACCGGGCGACGGACAATACGTGTGCGTGACGGGCGCCGATCCGCTGAATCTTGCCGGCACGCTGCTGCCCGGCGACAAGGTGCCGGCGCTGGCCGGCAATCGTGTGCTGTTCCGCGACGGCATACCCGTCGCATCGCTGGTTTCGGGCGCGTTCCACTACGTACCCGAACTGTCACCCGCCGCGCGCGAGGATGCCCGCCTGCGGCTCGCACGCCACTGCTGACACCGGCTGACACGCGACACCGCACGGACTACTGATCGCCGGGCCGCGCTGCCGTCGTCGTTCGGGTAGCATCGAACGATTTTCCGCGCGGGCTCCCGCGCTCAAACACAACAAGACTTCCGGAGACTGCTGTCCATGCCCTCGCATGTCGATTCGCCCGCCGCTCATCACGCGGGCTCGCTGACGATTTTCCAGGGCGCTGCGCTCTACATCGGCGCGGTGCTCGGCACCGGCGTGATCGCGCTGCCCGCACTCGCCGCCGAGGTCGCGGGCCCGGCCTCGCTGCTCGCCTGGGCTGCGCTGGTCGTGCTGTCCGGGCCGCTCGCGGCCACCTTCGCCGCACTCGGCGCGCGCTATCCCGACGCGGGCGGCGTATCGACCTATGCGCGGCGCGCATTCGGGCCGAAAGCTGCGGCAATCGTCGGATGGTGCTTCTACTTCGCGGTACCGGCCGGCGCACCGGCTGCCGCCATGTTCGGCGGCGCATACGTCGCGGCCGTCACGGGCGGCGGGCACACGACGATCATCGTCACGGCTGCCGCGCTGATCGCGACCGTGTCGGCCGCGAATGCATTCGGCGTCACCGTGTCGGGCCGCATGCAGCTCGTGTTGTCGGCACTGCTCGTCACGCTGCTGCTTGCCGCGGTGCTCGCCTCCGCGCCGCATGCGCGCACCGCGAACCTGCATCCGTTCGCGCCGCACGGCTGGCTCGCGGTCGGCCAGGCGGCCGCGCTGCTCGTGTGGAGTTTCGCCGGCTGGGAAGCGATCACGCATCTCGCGGCCGAATTCCGCCGGCCCGCGCACGACATGCCGCGCTCGGCCGGGATCGCGGTCGTGGTGGTCGGGTTCCTGTATCTGTCGGTTGCTGCCGCGAGCGTGACGGTGCTCGGGCCGACCGCGGGCGGATCGGGTGCGCCGCTCGCCGAACTGATCGCGGGCGGCATCGGCGGCCATGCGCAGGTGCTGGCCGCCGTGGCCGCACTGCTGCTCACGCTCGGCACCATGAACGCGTATTTCGCGGGCGCGGCCAAGCTCGGCGCGGCGCTCGGGCGCGACGGCGCGTTGCCCGCGTGGCTCGCGCAAGGCAGCCAGGTCGGCGGCGTCCCGCGCCGCAGCCTCGGCGTGATCGCCCTGCTCGCCGTGGTCGCACTGGCGGCGACGACGCTGTCGGACGTCGGGCCGAAGCCGCTCGTGCTCGTCACGTCCGGATGCTTCGT
This window of the Burkholderia lata genome carries:
- a CDS encoding APC family permease is translated as MPSHVDSPAAHHAGSLTIFQGAALYIGAVLGTGVIALPALAAEVAGPASLLAWAALVVLSGPLAATFAALGARYPDAGGVSTYARRAFGPKAAAIVGWCFYFAVPAGAPAAAMFGGAYVAAVTGGGHTTIIVTAAALIATVSAANAFGVTVSGRMQLVLSALLVTLLLAAVLASAPHARTANLHPFAPHGWLAVGQAAALLVWSFAGWEAITHLAAEFRRPAHDMPRSAGIAVVVVGFLYLSVAAASVTVLGPTAGGSGAPLAELIAGGIGGHAQVLAAVAALLLTLGTMNAYFAGAAKLGAALGRDGALPAWLAQGSQVGGVPRRSLGVIALLAVVALAATTLSDVGPKPLVLVTSGCFVMVYGLGAAAALKLLPRGGIAYRCAWISLVAVAGLFLTTGWYILCPLLLAGGALLYLQVAGPRQ